The following is a genomic window from Apodemus sylvaticus chromosome 10, mApoSyl1.1, whole genome shotgun sequence.
GGTGGTGAGTGTGGCCCTGGCCCTTGGGTTGCTTACCCTGTGGGGTAGCTTCTGTGTCATATCCAGTAGAGGGCAGCAGTAACCCCCAAATTCCAATTCTAGAGCCCAGAAAAAGGGTGTGCTTATTATTTATAAGTCAATTTATAAAATCTCTCCATACTCAGAAAAGCCAAAATAGTACAAACTCCCAAGACAAAAGCGGTCATTTCCTCTGCCCTGTTCTAGGTTGAACTAGGAATTTGCTGCAAGCAGATAGAGACCAGCCAAACCTCTGGGAAGTTCTCAGATCCCAGCAAGACCTGGGCTGTAGATGCTTGATGCTGAGGCCCCAGACTAGGAGGGTTGGGAAGTAAAGAGAGGGAGAGCTCCAAATTGAGCTTCCCTAAGTGGTTGTGCAGAGGGAGGCAAGCTCCAGCTGTGCTGCCACCAGAGGGAGACTGGGCAGGTAAAGCAAAAGCTATTCCAGGCCAAGAATGGATCCTGGCAGGAATTACTCCTTAGAACAGACTAGACTAAGGTGAGATCCTCATCCCTTGCACAGGGAGAGTATCCTGGAGAAGAATGGGAGCAGAAGAAACAATGTATCATGGTTCCTGAtcatgagagaggagagagggctaCCTGGTCACAAGGATAAGGAAAATAACCACCAGTCTCCAGCCTTAGTAACAATGCTGTTTTGTGTAGAGAGACTGACAAGTCTAATGAGTAAGTCAGAGGTGGAGTGAGGAAGAAATGGAGGCTAAGTGGTCCCTGCATGAGATCCCGTGCCTCTCAGGGACAGAGTAGAAGACAGCAGGATCTGGGTGGGCCTGACTCTCAGCAGAAGCCAGGCATCAGGAGCCCATCTAGTACCTGTCTCCTTAAAGCCCGGAAGGGGGCACCACCAGTGCAGACATGCAGGCGCCAACCAGAGTGGGGGGTCCCTGGGGATGTACAGGAGGATGCTTCAGGTTTCGCCCACTTCAGTGTTCAGCAGAGCTCATACCTCAGGTAGTTACTGGGCCATCTCTATTTCTGGCTCATGAGCACCGGACATTCCACACACCTGCCCCTCTGTCTGAAACCTCATTTCCCATGTGTAGTTGAGCCAGCCTCTGGAGAGCAAGAGAACAGGAGGCCTCACTAGACTGCACTGTGCTTCCAGGTTCATCCCCGAGTCCCCCCGATGGCTCGTCTCTCAAGGCCGAATTAAAGAGGCAGAGGTGATCATCCGCAGAGCCGCCAAGTTCAATGGGATTGTTGCACCTTCCACTATCTTCGATCCAAGTGAGGTAAATACCGTGTACAAGCTGCCGGGAGGTTCCACTGACTGTTTTAGGTCAGCAGTGTACAGCACAGCTTCCCTAAGCTATGGCCACCCCTAAGGCAAGGGTTTTCAAAATGCAGAAGTTGGAATTGAGAGACAGTTCTGTGTGTAGTGCTTGCCAAAGAAGCATcaggacccgagttcagatccaACAAGACCAGActataaagccaggcatggctgagTGTGACTGGAATCCCAATACTGGGGAAGCCGAGAGaggagggtccctggggcttactggtcagacagacagacggtcagtgagagaccctgtctcaaagataagCTAGAAAAGTGATTGGTGACGTCCCAGGTCAACCTATAGcctacacgcacacacacacacacacacacacacacaagcatgtatacTTAGAAGTTGAGggagggggcctggagagatggctcagtggttaaaagcactgactgctcttccagaggtcctgagttcaattcccagcaaccacagtgtggcttacaaccatctgtaatgggatctggaaccctcttctggtgtgtctgaagatagctacagtgtacttagatataataagtaaatctttaaaaaaaagaagaagaagctgaggaagggcTTACTACTTTTCCcaatggaatttttttctttttttccattcttcctttacTTCTCTTCAAGATAATCATATTTTTTCATCAttcattttccttcctctttttctttttttcttttggtttgttttttcagacagggtttcagacaaggtttctctatgtagcactggctCTCCTGTAACTATCTCTGTatcccagggtggcctcaaacttagagatctgcctgcctctgcctccctagtgcagggattaaaggtgtgtgctgtaACCACATGCCCCCTATACCcctttttagatagggtctcactatgtaatcctgTTTGGTCTAGAAATCTTTGCAGAggctaggttggcctcaaactcacagaaacctgactgtctctgcctcctaactgTTCAGATTAAAATGATataccaccattcctggcttaattactttttaataatAAACACTCTTCATGAAAGAAAGAGGTTTTCATCAACTCCAGTAATTTGGGAAGTTGTCTCTTATGCCTCAGAGATTGTTGTCTAAAGATAATCAGAACACTGATAGATTTATACTCAGCAGTGTTCTGTCTCTGTTCACTCTCTCGATTAGTTGTTACCCACAATCCTGGAGCCTGCTTCTTTCTGACTGCCACTTCTCTTCCTCATTCTCATGTACTCTAAGGCCATGGCTTAGTGTGGTCCTGGTTCTTGCTTCCTGTTCCCTTTCCCAGACTCATGAGGTTGACACTGCAGATGCAGGCAGATATAGCTCTGGGGTTTGTCTCTTATGTGAGAAGAAAAGGGACTGCTTGAAAGAACAGCTGCCTACAGCTGTGCTGCAGTGTTAGCAGCAGGCATGTTTGAGATGCTCTAGGAATGATGAGGACTCGAAGCTTGTAAGAGATGAAGCAGTTGTCATAAGCAGACAAGAAGTTATGAGTACCAGCATCTCCCTGAAGGGGTAGCCCACCGACAGCGTCACTCATCATTCCCAGAAGGGCTCTGAAGCACAGAAAGCAGGGATGAGGGCCTTTTAAGTCAGGGGGCTTTGGTGGCATTTAAGTAAGGGGTTAGTCTGGGTGAACCCATAAGCCTCATTGGCATCACTAAGGAAATGTAGTTGTTTCATAGCAATCTTTGAGTCCCAAGGTGACCTTTTGCTGAACTGCTGAGTTGGTAGAAACAAGCTCCCAAGCTAAGAAAGCAACAGCAGTGTGATTAGACACGTGGTTTAGAATCTCATAGGAAGTTAATCCTTGTGAAGGGTGGGTCAGTTTTCCTGTTTTtcaacttgaatttttttttctcctggaaaTAGACCAGTAACAACACACACAGCATGAGGACTCACAACATTCACTCTACTTACATACTAGCTCAGTAAATTCACAGCCACTTTGTTCTCTCTGGCCAAGAGAGTTGGTAGTCAGCCTTACTTAGGCAACCTCAAGGCCTCCCTGGGAAGTGACAATGAGGACAGACAGGTTGATGCAGTGAGGCAACTGTCAGCTTGGGCTTCTGCCTTTGCTGTGCTCCTTTCTTTGTCAAAACCTCTTCCTCATTTACCCTTTCTCATTTACTCTTTCTCATTTACTCTAGTTTGCTCTTGACTAAGCCTGCAGGGGCCATGGACATCCCTTGAGTCATTGTACTTCTGTCTTCTCAATGAAGAACCTTAGAATGCTCCCTAACTCTTGAGAAGTCGATAGCGAAGATGATGGGTGCtaggtgtgtgtctgtatgaggcACACCTTCAACTTGTTCTCCGTCCTAGACCAATACCTATTTTCTTCCTATAGTTACAAGACTTAAATTCTAAGAAGCCTCAGTCACACCTCATTTATGATCTGGTCAGAACACGGAATATCAGGATCATCACCATCATGTCCATAATCCTGTGGTACGTAAGTGAGACCTGCCTGAAACTTACCCACTCTCAGGACTCTTGTCTACAGACATGCTTCAGACCAAAGCTGGAGTCTCTGTTATCACATGATACTAGGATTCCTCCTTGTGATGGATGGCAGCCACAGGGACATAACAGTTTTTAATGTAATAGGaaacccagaaaaggagaaaatgatcaTGGAGGCTGTTTGAGATCTAGGGATTCCACAAGGCAATCCCACAGGTCCCACCTTAGTTGTCCTGTCCCTTGTCCCTTCTCTCAGTAGATTATCTGTGGTAAATAGCCAGGAAGAAGCTGACAGCAATTCTACTGTGTTCATGGAGACTAAGGGAGCTCCCCTATACTGGGTCCACATTGTctgtcatgcacacacaccctacacagccctcccctcccatcaCTCCCCCgcatcacccccacccccacccccaccccatgcctagctgttccttttaaaaatgttttctgttctgttcatccgggcagtggtggcacatgcctttaatcccagcatttgagaggcagaagcagatggatttctgagtttgaggccagtctggtctacagagtgagttcaggaaagctagggctacacagagaaacccttgtctcgaaaaatggaaaaaaaaatgttttctgttgaTGTCACATACTCTCTGGCTGGGACAGCTGGGAATTTGAAGAAGGGCCTCAATGAAGAAACGTTATCCTTTAGGTTCCAGAGGCTGCTAAGAGCTTTCTGGAAACAATAAAGTGGAATATGGCCCTTCTGGGATGTTCATAGACTGTTCTGAAGTCGATTCTATGGCCTGGATATTCTCTCCAAGTATCTTCTGAGAAGGTGTTGCACAGTTACCAGAAAGAAATCTATGATTCTACCAAGAGGGGAGGAACAAGGATACCTGCGTAGCTTCTGCCAGACTCCTGGGACATTGGAGACCCTTGAGTCTACTGGATGAGTGGTGATAAGATGGTGAGAAGgcggtgctggagagatggctcagtggttaaaagccctgactgctcttccagaggtcctgagttcaatttccagcaaccacatggtggctcagaactatctgtaatgagatctgatgccctcttctggagtttctgaagacagctacagtgtactcacatatataaaataaatctttaaaaaaaaaaagatggtggaGGATAGACTTCCCCTCAGAATCCTTCCTGATGGACTCAGCCAGCTTTGCAGAAATAAACTAGTTTGCTTTCTGGTTTGGGGTTGAGTCAGATTGTCCAGGATGCCTTAAAGGCAGTGCAACACACATGAATCCACCTCAGGAACAGGACCTGCTTGGAGACTGCACTCCAGATTTCTAGCCTGAGATACAGCTTACTTTGAATCGTCCACTCTCCTGCTGTCCCGGTGCGTATGAGCCTAGTCTCTTCCTTCACTGTAACATGTTTCAGTCTTAAAGACAGTCTGGCTTGCCGTACAGTACAGGTCATCAGTGGAGGACACCTACTAGTATCAGAGTCAGGCATGGGGTGGTTGAAAACACAGTGAAGCCTCCCTCAACACTGAGAGCTCCGCCTTCTAGAACACACTAGAGTTCCTGCCAGCCCCTTCTTGGCTGATCACAAATAGTATACTGAGGGTCCTTCTCCAAATGTTTGTTCTATATTTTCCCTTACTCCTCCACGTCTCTCCTACCCTAACCAGTCTAGTTCTTCTTACAGCTGCTGTTTGGAGAGCACATACAGCAGGGGACTGGGTTTTTGCAAATGCTTCAGAGTAGAATTTTAATGTTGAATTGCATGTTGGTACTTTTCCCCTAGTGATTAAGTCAGTATGAATTATGTAGGCTCTTTTAGTGAGATACTTTATTTATGGAATGTTCTGAAGAAGCACTAGCAAAGGATATATACACTCCTCATTGTGGCCAGGGAAACTTACTTCTGTGCTATGAAGTAAGGCAACTGTGCTATGAAGTAAGGCACAGGGTAGAGTCTACTACTGCCCTCTCATTCCCTGCATCAAGAGCAGTTCAGAACTTCTCAGGATGAAAGTTTGTCAAGGTATgtgggtctagagagatggatgTTGCTTCTCCAACTCTCTTCTTTGTACCCACTTACAGGCTAACCATATCAGTGGGCTATTTCGGACTTTCTCTTGACACTCCTAACTTGCATGGGGACATCTATGTGAACTGCTTCCTGTTGGCAGCTGTTGAAGTCCCAGCCTACGTGTTGGCCTGGCTGCTGCTGCAGTACTTGCCGCGGCGATATTCTATCTCTGCTGCCCTCTTCCTGGGTGGCAGTGTCCTTCTCTTCATGCAGCTGGTGCCTTCAGGTATGGACCACATTTGTGTACAGACCTGTCTTTGGTGTTTCCCTTTCTTGAATCAGGTTATTAATGAAGTGTATACAGTCAAGACCATTACATGTGTGCtgcattgccaggcagtggtggtgaatgtctttaatcccagcacttgggaggcagaggcaggcagatttctgaatttgaggctagcctggtaacagagtgagttccaggacagccagggctacacagagaaaccctgtcttgaaaaaacaaaaaacaaacacaaacaaacaaacaaaaaccatcatgTGTCCTGCATGTGTACAATGCTTACTTAAAAATCAAGAGATGGTATCACAAAACCAGAGTGTTCTTCATGGCCTGGGCTTTGTTTGGTGGAAAAAAAgcattggttggtttttttgacgTAGCTCACTGGGCATCAGAGCTTTCAGCCAAGCCTGGAAAcgtaagtttgatccccaggatccacacactggaaggagagaaccaacacttcccacgagttgtcctctgacctctacatgtgtgctGGACACATCTCCCAATTAATGTTGGTTAATTAAGCCCTAGACCCAagttaatatattcatatatattttactctctttaataaagaaaaaagagagtcATCCCACTAGCTCTGTCTTATTTACTTATTCAAGGAATAGCTGGAGTGGGTCTGCATGGAGTCTGTTTCTGGTGGAGAAGACAAGTCAGATGCTGGTACTTTGCAGATGTTATTACCATCTgtgaacagaaataaagaaaattcagcTCATCTAAAGAGCAGTCATGGGTAGCACCCTGAATAAGAGGCGTTCAATAAAATTTACATGAGATAACAGAACACCTTGGGAAAGTCAgggagaacattgcagaagatttGATAGGGAAGACAGAGTGAGGAATGGTAAGTCacccctgtgatcccagcacaagAAGAAGCTGCGGGAgaatcagttcaaggtcatccttggccatCAGGGAATCTGGGGCCAATGTAAgtgactgagccatttctccagccctagttGTTGTTTTATTATGCTTATTTATTTGGAGAAGGGAGAGATGTGTCCAGCACACatgaagaggtcagaggacaactcgtgggaagtgttggttctctccttccagtgtgtggatcctggggatcaaacttacgTTTCCAGGCTTGGCTGAAAGCTCTGATGCCCAGTGAGCTACGTCAAAAGCCCAGCTCTGTGAACTTCTTGAGTAGACTGCAAGCATGACCCGAGTTAGAACCGAACTCCCCATTCACACACAGGTCCTTAGGTGATTCCATGGCGCCCTCAGTATGAGGGTGAGCTGAAGCAGCACAGCCATAGCTCGGGATGACTTCTGGAAGGAAGCTGGGCTGGGCCGACAGGGCGCTTGCTGTCTGGGCCTCTGGGTTGAGGAACATGTACCCTTACATACATAAGTGCCTGTTCTTTACTAATCTCCTTTTTACAGAAACTGGCCAACTCTCTCCACCCAAAatcagggagaaaagggaagagaactcCTCAGGGAACATTTGCACTGACACTCTTGCCTTTGCTAATTTTCTGTCTCTCCAGAATTGTTTTACTTGTCCACTGCCTTGGTGATGGTGGGCAAGTTTGGAATCACCTCTGCCTATTCCATGGTCTATGTGTACACAGCTGAGCTCTACCCCACTGTGGTCAGAAACATGGGTGTGGGGGTCAGCTCCACAGCATCACGCCTTGGCAGCATCCTGTCTCCCTACTTTGTTTACCTTGGTAAGTACCATGGTGCACTGGAGCGATGAAACACAGGCTCTTAAGTGACCTTCCTGTGAGCTGGAGGACAAGCACCTGTGGTTAGCAGGATGCTTCAGTTACTGGATCCCTGACTGGAGAAGGTTCCTTTCCAAGTGTAGTGTAGAGAGGACACTCATTTGCAAATGTCAAGGAACTCATAGAGCAGCTAGATGGGAATGAGGACGTCTGGGAGCTTCTATTTGAGTCTCTCCAGACCCTCCATCACAAAGTACAATTTCTTCATCTGAAGAAATGCTTTAGAGAGGCAGTGCACTTTACTGGAGGAATTTTTCTTAGAGTCAGGAACACGAAGAGAATCCTTTCCATTCAAGAGGTCTGACAGACAGTTGCCATAACTTAAACACTTCATTCATTTAATGTATCTGTGGAGTCAGAGAACAATTtagggagtcagttctttccttctaccatgtggatcctggggatggaactccaGTCTCCAAGCTTAGCAGCAAGTATTTTAaccagctgagctgtctccctggcCCTCAGTGTACTTGTCAAGACAGTAGCTCACTAAGTTGTATGAGCTGGGCTTGAACTTTTgctcctcttgtctcagcctgcTGACTAGGTGGCATAGAGGCCTGCATGGCACACTTGACAGGATGTTTTATGCCCTGTAAAGATCTGCCTTTTGACATTTTATGCAGCAGGGCAGCAGTTTCAGTGGTTCAGAGAAGTACTCCCTCCtggcagctcctcctcctctgcatATCTCTAGCTCAGGAGAGGACTTGCCAATGTCCAGAGAGAGCAAGTACTTTGCAAGCATGCTACATGGCTCTAACTGGGTGGTACCTAGTCTAGCCAGAGTGTAAATCAGACTGTGACACATCCGCAGAGGTGGAGAGTTGTTCCTGTCCTGGGCAAGCACCTTGTGTTGCTTGGAAACCCTGCAGctgtcctgtctctgtccccctgTACCTGTCCCTTGTCCTGTGTAAACACTGCTGGACCTCTGGGCACATGTGTTCCAGGTCTGGGTTCTGACTCTGTAGATGCCAGTCTTCATGCTGGCAGCCCAGGCTTTGGGAACCACTGGAACCCACAGGACAGTAAACATTATATAGAGTCCTGAGAGAATAAAGGGCCCAACTGAGACCTAGTCTCACtgtaacctgggtcctctgcttaACCATAGGTGCCTATGACCGCTTCCTGCCTTATATCCTCATGGGAAGTCTGACCATCCTGACAGCAATCCTCACCTTGTTCTTCCCAGAGAGCTTTGGCGTCCCTCTCCCAGACACCATTGACCAGATGCTAAGGGTCAAAGGGTAAGAGACCCCCCTTTATCTGAACTGTGGATTCAGTGGTTATGGGACTGGCCAGTCCTTAGGGGTCTGCTCCCTAAGGTAGTGCTCCCTGAATACTCTGTCTCACAAATACCTGGACTACCTTGACCATGGTGCTATCTACAGCAATGACCTGATCCTATATGGACAGGTGTCCTTGTGAGTCCCCATGAAAGCAGCAGCTCTGACTTAGTACAGAGACCAAGAAAAACATCaaattttgccttttgttttgttttctctcttgatATGGTTTAGCTATTTTGATACTGGCAGATATCTGTTTAAAGTTTGTTACTAacatttgttttgcttgttttaataGAATAAAACAATGGCAAATCCAAAGCCAGACAAGGATGCAAAAAGATGGTGAAGAAAGCCCAACAGTCCTAAAGAGCACAGCCTTCTAACACCCCATCCAGAAGGGTGAAAAACTGATCGGGAGCCTGCGTGTTGTCAGAAATGCTCTCAACGACTGAGGGAGGGCTTTTCTGTTCTACTGACCTTGTGTCTAACATGCTCGTGGATTGGGCATCTATCCTGGAGAGTCACCTTCCTCCAGCCTCCAAGGCTAGCCAGACAGCTTGCACATCCTATCAGTGGTGGACTTGGGCCTTCCAAAGAAATGAATGAGTGAGTCTCTTGAACAAGTGGGACTTGGAAGACTGTGAGAAACATCTGCTAGACATGCTTTGTTCTTTTAGCATACCTGAGAAGGGTGCATAGAGAACAGCAGGTCTATTTTCCCCTAACTGAAGAACTTACAAGAAGGGAATACATGTGAGTCAGTGGCAGTGTGCTTGTCTAGGATGCACcagaaggaaacaaaaatttctttttagaaaataagTGATTCCATGGGAAGTTTGATTTTTCATCTTACCTAGTTACCAAAATCCTAACTGTGATTGTTTTAACCCACAACAGAAGAACACAAGATCGAGGGGAGCCCTAAAGGAAACTAAGGCAGAAGCTGATACATAAAGCAGACAGTGTGTGGACTGTAACTGCTCAGTCACACAGCCagctgtactgtgtgtgtgtggtcagggTCCTGGGCTTGTCCAGGCCCTGTGAGAAATCTACTGTTGAGGCCAAGGCTTGTCTTCCACTGCTGTGTAAATCAGAATTCTGGCTGCTAGCCACTTATCTGTGTCTTGAAGGAAATGTGTGGATAACAGAGtgtcccttccttctcccagtaCTGTCATTgggggtttgtttatttgtcatCCTCTGTTGTGTCTCAAGCTATTTGTCCCTTAGCAGAAACTTGGGAACTGCCTGTGTTTCTCAGCCCCAGGTTACCCTGGctgatatgcacacatacaaggcCTTCTCAGTCTTAGCCACTAGAGCTGCTCTGAGTGCCAAAAATAATAACACTATGCTTCTTCCTTTTACGATGTGTAATCATGAGGAAAATtacaagaaagaaatgtaaattgtGTTCACGGTCTCTCAGAGTTGCTGGCTGCAGTCAAGTCACATTGGTGGGTATTTTGTGTTCAGTGTGATTGTCTTCTCTTCTGATTATGTTGCCATGGTGCTCCGAAAGCACACGCTTCACCcacttaaaatacaaaacaaacaaacaaacaaaaaaacccatatttTGTGAAAGCTACTGAAGTGCCTTGGGCAATGAAatggttttaataaaaaataattttttttaaatagtactgACTTCAATCTCTATTCCTATAATTTGATGGGTTCTTGCCACACCAGCATGCAGCTGTTCCATAGGCTAATTGTAGCAGTGGTTTAGGATTAAAACttaagagctgggcggtggtggcgcacgcctgtaatcacagcactctgggaggcagaggcaggtggatttctgagttcgaggccagcctggtctacagagtgagttccaggacagccagggctatacagagaaaccctgtctcaaaacaaaacaaaacaccaaaaaaaaaaaacttatactGCAGAGTAGGCATCTACTTAATATTGATCTCATTCTATTAGCCTGGTACACTTAGCCTCAATCTCCCTGGAAACAGCCTCAGCCCAGAGCTTCTGTACAGTTACATACTTTACCTGAGAATAGGACTCTGAGGAGCAGGGATAcagaacagggaaggaaggagacccAGCACTAGGATGCCTTCTTGGGGAGGACAGCACTAAGGAAAGAGCACTACAGTGGCATGAGTCTTTGCGCAAGCCTAGGAAATACATCTCAAAAACATCTGCACCATGGAGAAAAATGGGGAGCACTTACCTATCGTCACCCATTCAAAAAGACAACATGGGAGGCATCTGTTCCCCACATTCTTACTTTACACAGGCATGAGTCACACATGGATCCTGTCTCTTGGATAGAGAACAGGTAGCTCTACACTACAGACCCAAGTGAGGCCCTTCAGGCTGCACCTCAGCAAAGCTGGCCAGAAGCTGCTTGAACCCAGTCCTTGGCGCCCTGAGTAAGTGGTAGGGCTGACAGCATTGGGCTGGGGGTGTCACAGAGTCTGTGACAGTCATCTGTGCTTCCAGTATGAATGGGTCTAGGTCAAAGCTCAGCTGTTCTGGACAACGTGGCACGTGCCGAGCAGGGGCCCTGGCTCAGGAGTAATACAGAGCAGCCCGTCTGAAAGATCCATTCGGTTTCCAGTCCCTTCAAACCAGGTCTTGGGCTGGGTTCCTGATGACCTGCCTTCTCGGGAGCCCCAGAGTGTGAACGGCAGTCCTGCCCACCATTTCTGCTGTGGGTGGACAGTTCCTGCAGTGGCTTTTATTCTTGGTGTCTGGTTCCAGTCATTCATAATCTCCTAAGGCAAACACTGCAGCCTGAATGCCTTGTGCTCTCTCAGTGGGGAGGGGGCAACAGCCCAAGTCCCTTCTGAAAACCCTTGCCTCTGCACAAGCCTGCTGAACAGGACAGCCTGTTTCCATTGGAGCCATGACTTCAGGAGGACTGTGCAGGAGAGGCTTGTGAGCAATGAGGATCTAAAGGCCTTAGGGTCACTGA
Proteins encoded in this region:
- the LOC127695261 gene encoding solute carrier family 22 member 5 isoform X2, coding for MGMQTGFSFLQVFSVNFEMFTVLFVLVGMGQISNYVAAFVLGTEILSKSVRIIFATLGVCIFYAFGFMVLPLFAYFIRDWRMLLLALTVPGVLCGALWWFIPESPRWLVSQGRIKEAEVIIRRAAKFNGIVAPSTIFDPSELQDLNSKKPQSHLIYDLVRTRNIRIITIMSIILWLTISVGYFGLSLDTPNLHGDIYVNCFLLAAVEVPAYVLAWLLLQYLPRRYSISAALFLGGSVLLFMQLVPSELFYLSTALVMVGKFGITSAYSMVYVYTAELYPTVVRNMGVGVSSTASRLGSILSPYFVYLGAYDRFLPYILMGSLTILTAILTLFFPESFGVPLPDTIDQMLRVKGIKQWQIQSQTRMQKDGEESPTVLKSTAF
- the LOC127695261 gene encoding solute carrier family 22 member 5 isoform X1, which codes for MRDYDEVTAFLGEWGPFQRLIFFLLSASIIPNGFNGMSIVFLAGTPEHRCLVPHTVNLSSAWRNHSIPLETKDGHQVLQKCRRYRLATIANFSELGLEPGRDVDLEQVEQEGCLDGWEYDKDVFLATIVTEWDLVCKDDWKAPLTTSLFFMGVLMGSFISGQLSDRFGRKNVLFLTMGMQTGFSFLQVFSVNFEMFTVLFVLVGMGQISNYVAAFVLGTEILSKSVRIIFATLGVCIFYAFGFMVLPLFAYFIRDWRMLLLALTVPGVLCGALWWFIPESPRWLVSQGRIKEAEVIIRRAAKFNGIVAPSTIFDPSELQDLNSKKPQSHLIYDLVRTRNIRIITIMSIILWLTISVGYFGLSLDTPNLHGDIYVNCFLLAAVEVPAYVLAWLLLQYLPRRYSISAALFLGGSVLLFMQLVPSELFYLSTALVMVGKFGITSAYSMVYVYTAELYPTVVRNMGVGVSSTASRLGSILSPYFVYLGAYDRFLPYILMGSLTILTAILTLFFPESFGVPLPDTIDQMLRVKGIKQWQIQSQTRMQKDGEESPTVLKSTAF
- the LOC127695261 gene encoding solute carrier family 22 member 5 isoform X3; the protein is MVLPLFAYFIRDWRMLLLALTVPGVLCGALWWFIPESPRWLVSQGRIKEAEVIIRRAAKFNGIVAPSTIFDPSELQDLNSKKPQSHLIYDLVRTRNIRIITIMSIILWLTISVGYFGLSLDTPNLHGDIYVNCFLLAAVEVPAYVLAWLLLQYLPRRYSISAALFLGGSVLLFMQLVPSELFYLSTALVMVGKFGITSAYSMVYVYTAELYPTVVRNMGVGVSSTASRLGSILSPYFVYLGAYDRFLPYILMGSLTILTAILTLFFPESFGVPLPDTIDQMLRVKGIKQWQIQSQTRMQKDGEESPTVLKSTAF